One window of the Crassaminicella thermophila genome contains the following:
- a CDS encoding class I SAM-dependent rRNA methyltransferase, which yields MKETKLIVKNKFLKKYKSGYPLIMKDAIINMNALKEEGQLIRLLDEKKGFIGKGYYGIQNKGYGWILTQNEKEKIDHSFFHKKLLEAIKRRKKLYMDRNTTAFRVFNGEGDGIGGFTVDYFDGFYLINWYSKGIYTFKDYIINTLKNLSGCRGIYEKKRFDTGGKFIEEDGYVWGERAKFPLIVKENGVNFAIYLNEGAMVGVFLDQREVRKAIRDKYAKDKNVLNTFSYTGAFSVFAALGGARKTTSVDLANRSLPKTIEHFSLNNIDYEAQDIIVEDVFGYFKYAQKKNLKFDLIILDPPSFAKSKKNRFSAAKDYKDLLKSVINITEDGGVIVASTNCASFDMKKFKDFIDKAFNEMDKKYKILEEYRLPEDFRTIREFREGNYLKVVFIKKY from the coding sequence ATGAAAGAGACAAAATTAATTGTTAAAAATAAGTTTTTGAAAAAATATAAAAGTGGCTATCCTTTGATAATGAAAGATGCAATAATAAATATGAATGCTTTAAAAGAAGAAGGACAGCTTATAAGATTATTAGATGAGAAAAAAGGATTTATTGGAAAGGGCTATTATGGTATACAAAATAAAGGTTATGGATGGATTTTGACTCAAAATGAAAAGGAAAAGATCGATCATTCTTTTTTCCATAAAAAGTTGTTAGAAGCAATCAAACGAAGAAAAAAATTATATATGGATAGAAATACCACTGCTTTTCGCGTATTCAACGGAGAAGGAGATGGTATTGGTGGATTTACAGTTGATTATTTTGATGGGTTTTATTTGATAAATTGGTACAGTAAGGGGATTTATACATTCAAGGATTATATAATCAATACTTTAAAAAATCTTTCAGGCTGTAGAGGGATTTATGAAAAAAAGAGATTTGATACAGGTGGAAAGTTTATAGAAGAGGATGGGTATGTTTGGGGAGAGAGAGCTAAGTTTCCTCTTATAGTAAAGGAAAATGGAGTAAATTTTGCAATTTACTTGAATGAAGGAGCTATGGTAGGAGTATTTTTAGATCAAAGAGAAGTAAGGAAAGCTATAAGAGATAAATATGCAAAGGATAAAAATGTATTAAATACCTTTTCATATACAGGTGCATTTTCAGTTTTTGCAGCACTAGGAGGAGCAAGGAAAACGACTAGTGTTGATCTTGCAAATAGGAGTTTGCCAAAGACTATTGAGCATTTTAGTTTAAATAATATTGACTATGAAGCTCAAGATATTATTGTAGAAGATGTATTTGGATATTTTAAGTATGCACAAAAGAAAAACTTAAAATTTGATTTAATTATTCTAGATCCTCCAAGCTTTGCAAAATCAAAGAAAAATCGTTTTAGTGCGGCCAAAGACTACAAAGATTTATTAAAATCAGTGATAAATATAACAGAAGACGGTGGAGTAATAGTAGCATCCACAAATTGTGCTAGCTTCGATATGAAAAAATTTAAAGACTTTATTGATAAAGCTTTTAATGAAATGGATAAAAAATATAAAATCTTAGAAGAATACAGACTTCCAGAAGACTTTAGAACCATTAGGGAGTTTAGAGAAGGAAACTACTTAAAGGTAGTGTTTATAAAGAAATATTGA